Proteins found in one Methanothermobacter thermautotrophicus genomic segment:
- a CDS encoding glycosyltransferase, whose amino-acid sequence MKALFTVTGRGMGGDAITALNIASALEKKGFECEFALDHSAPGILFRKRGIEWHRVRIPQAGGHAASKTRLLSAALRTTRAVYEAWRLIRRIRPDVVVGVIGGGAVVGCLAAKLAGVPAVGVLITPTDARVCTRLNRNVALPESNIFGRDIEGVESIYSPISPDITLGDPESAYRRMPPQFDPKKPTIVLSSGSSLFKAMAEAASRLVDSGMEANIMVVGHPLRDEYLRIINHEGIINLGYIDWVKDLYSIADLAVLSDDGVMVHEAIALGVPVVALRGVKYGRYHNMGAVFRGAVLEADPEDIVEAVSAALERSDELRRAARRYSGDVIGAADRIAGIIEEEARRS is encoded by the coding sequence ATGAAGGCACTTTTCACGGTAACAGGTCGCGGAATGGGAGGAGACGCCATAACAGCCCTTAATATAGCATCTGCACTTGAAAAGAAGGGATTTGAATGTGAATTCGCACTTGACCACAGCGCACCAGGGATACTGTTCAGGAAGAGGGGAATTGAATGGCACCGTGTGAGAATACCCCAGGCAGGCGGCCATGCAGCAAGCAAAACCAGACTCCTGTCTGCAGCACTTAGAACCACGAGGGCAGTTTATGAGGCATGGAGGCTCATAAGACGCATCCGGCCAGACGTGGTTGTCGGTGTAATAGGGGGAGGCGCCGTTGTGGGGTGCCTGGCAGCAAAGCTTGCAGGTGTCCCTGCAGTCGGGGTCCTGATAACACCCACCGATGCCAGGGTATGCACCAGACTCAACAGGAACGTGGCCCTGCCAGAGTCAAACATCTTCGGCAGGGACATTGAGGGCGTTGAAAGCATATACTCACCGATCAGCCCAGATATAACCCTCGGTGACCCTGAGAGTGCCTACAGAAGGATGCCCCCACAGTTTGATCCCAAGAAACCGACCATAGTCCTCTCATCCGGGTCATCCCTCTTTAAGGCCATGGCCGAGGCCGCATCGAGGCTGGTAGATTCAGGCATGGAGGCGAATATTATGGTGGTGGGCCACCCACTGAGGGACGAGTACCTCAGGATAATCAACCATGAGGGGATAATAAACCTGGGCTACATTGACTGGGTGAAGGACCTCTACAGCATCGCTGACCTGGCTGTGCTCTCAGATGATGGTGTGATGGTCCATGAGGCCATTGCACTGGGGGTCCCTGTTGTGGCACTCAGGGGTGTCAAGTATGGGAGGTACCACAATATGGGCGCTGTATTCAGGGGAGCGGTCCTTGAGGCTGACCCTGAGGATATCGTGGAGGCTGTTTCAGCTGCACTTGAGAGGTCAGATGAGCTTCGTAGGGCAGCCAGGAGGTACAGTGGAGACGTGATAGGGGCTGCAGATAGGATTGCAGGGATAATAGAGGAGGAGGCACGCCGCAGTTAG
- a CDS encoding NAD(P)/FAD-dependent oxidoreductase, giving the protein MRCVVIGGGPAGRAAAMELAALDREVILVEKNLIGGTSLNEGCMVVCGLNDVARFLEEARRLSDLGVLDVECSADYRRIAGGVKRTLERIRRVTERETLDAGIEIMYGVAGFEDDELHVDGEEMDYDRLIIATGASPLIPPIEGAGNAITYRDILDLNRIPDKLVIIGGGVIAAEFAGIFSSLGSEVTVVSRSGFLSELDPLIREYVSEKILGDVRILEDTSTTEIEGSGVQTSEGYIEGLPLLATGLRPNSDFLKGFLELGPRGGVKVNDRMETSRENVYAAGDVTGGHGTTPVARMEGVVAGLNAAGVERRADYRYLPYSISLRYDVGFVDISGEGGREAVIPGLAGPGSFWSVNTGKTGLSKVRILDDGTPSAIYSVAPGARLIMPYLSLLMRLGVSMYEFEGFVETHPSTDSIYKLMRFLSRY; this is encoded by the coding sequence ATGAGATGTGTTGTTATAGGGGGAGGACCGGCTGGGAGGGCCGCTGCAATGGAGCTTGCAGCCCTCGACAGGGAAGTAATACTTGTTGAAAAGAATTTGATTGGTGGGACAAGCCTGAACGAGGGCTGTATGGTTGTATGTGGCCTCAATGACGTTGCAAGGTTCCTTGAGGAGGCCCGGCGGCTCAGTGATCTTGGGGTGCTGGATGTTGAATGCTCAGCAGACTACCGCCGCATAGCCGGGGGTGTGAAGAGGACCCTTGAACGTATAAGGAGGGTGACAGAGAGGGAGACCCTGGATGCCGGTATTGAAATAATGTACGGAGTGGCAGGGTTTGAGGATGATGAACTCCACGTTGATGGGGAGGAGATGGACTACGACAGACTCATAATCGCGACCGGAGCATCTCCCCTCATACCCCCCATTGAAGGCGCCGGCAATGCCATAACATACAGGGACATCCTTGACCTCAACAGAATCCCTGATAAGCTCGTTATAATAGGTGGGGGGGTTATAGCGGCTGAATTTGCAGGTATATTCTCTTCCCTGGGCTCGGAGGTCACCGTTGTATCAAGAAGCGGCTTTCTCAGTGAACTGGACCCTCTGATAAGGGAGTATGTGTCAGAAAAGATCCTGGGTGATGTCAGGATACTTGAGGATACATCAACCACAGAAATAGAGGGATCAGGTGTTCAGACATCAGAAGGTTACATCGAGGGCCTCCCACTGCTTGCAACTGGCCTAAGACCGAACTCAGATTTCCTGAAGGGTTTCCTTGAACTGGGACCCCGTGGAGGCGTTAAGGTGAATGACCGCATGGAGACCTCACGTGAGAATGTATATGCCGCCGGTGATGTCACAGGGGGCCACGGGACAACACCTGTTGCAAGGATGGAGGGGGTGGTGGCGGGACTCAACGCCGCAGGTGTTGAGAGGAGGGCTGATTACCGTTACCTTCCCTACTCAATCTCCCTCAGATACGATGTTGGGTTCGTGGATATCTCAGGTGAGGGTGGGAGGGAAGCCGTTATACCTGGTCTTGCAGGACCGGGGTCATTCTGGAGTGTTAACACTGGTAAAACAGGGCTCAGCAAGGTTAGAATCCTCGATGACGGTACTCCATCAGCCATATATTCAGTTGCGCCGGGTGCAAGGCTCATCATGCCCTACCTCTCCCTTCTGATGAGGCTCGGTGTTTCAATGTATGAGTTTGAGGGCTTCGTTGAGACCCACCCCTCCACGGACTCCATATACAAGCTTATGAGGTTCCTCTCAAGGTACTGA
- a CDS encoding radical SAM protein yields the protein MFRRLGDRCRGCGNCRELKCSENCTGCRACLLVCPEDAILPGDPDLKKYTVKVNGREVRAGGTVGDALEGAGLKRSMIPDDGDIFSPCGSGACLACSVSIDGCIAPSCVTPLSEGMVIETAPEPPLRFVSSFGPHTAGGVGTPFSEKTGTPVEVVCFTHGCNLRCPQCQNSQVAFTSLGNLLDPNETAGILLGLESIYRTGTVTISGGECTLNRTWLSSTIRAIRELKGDVNVHVDTNGTILTPEYLDELVDSGMNLIGIDLKGLRTETFMEISGLHDEKTARVYLENSWNAFRYLSENHPDIFLGLGVPYSRSIISSDEITAMASRISSIDRDVQVTILDYRPEFRSRDIEWPDEDEMLRVKDLMIDEGLRNVVVQTSSGFR from the coding sequence ATGTTCCGGAGACTTGGGGATCGATGCAGGGGATGTGGAAACTGTCGCGAACTGAAATGCAGTGAAAACTGCACTGGCTGCAGGGCCTGCCTCCTTGTATGCCCTGAAGACGCAATCCTGCCAGGTGACCCTGACCTTAAAAAATATACAGTAAAAGTGAATGGCAGGGAGGTCAGAGCGGGGGGTACAGTTGGAGATGCCCTGGAGGGGGCGGGCCTTAAAAGGAGCATGATCCCTGATGACGGTGATATATTCTCACCCTGCGGTTCAGGGGCATGCCTGGCCTGCAGTGTATCCATTGATGGTTGCATCGCACCATCCTGTGTAACACCCCTCTCTGAGGGCATGGTCATAGAGACAGCCCCTGAACCCCCGCTGAGGTTTGTGAGCAGCTTCGGTCCACACACAGCCGGTGGAGTTGGAACCCCATTTTCTGAGAAGACAGGGACCCCTGTTGAGGTGGTGTGCTTCACCCATGGCTGCAACCTGAGGTGTCCCCAGTGCCAGAACAGCCAGGTTGCATTCACATCACTGGGGAACCTGCTCGACCCCAATGAAACAGCAGGGATCCTATTGGGCCTTGAATCCATCTACAGAACCGGTACTGTTACCATATCAGGGGGTGAATGCACCCTCAACAGGACCTGGCTCTCATCGACCATCAGGGCAATCAGGGAACTCAAAGGGGATGTCAACGTTCACGTTGATACCAACGGCACTATCCTGACCCCCGAATACCTTGATGAACTCGTGGATTCAGGGATGAACCTGATAGGGATTGATCTCAAAGGTCTGAGGACTGAAACCTTCATGGAGATATCAGGGCTCCATGATGAGAAAACTGCCAGGGTTTACCTTGAGAATTCATGGAATGCCTTCAGGTACCTTTCAGAGAATCACCCGGACATCTTCCTGGGCCTGGGGGTGCCCTACAGCAGGTCAATCATATCCAGCGATGAGATTACCGCAATGGCCTCGAGGATATCATCCATAGACAGGGACGTTCAGGTAACCATCCTGGATTATCGACCTGAATTCAGGAGCAGGGATATTGAGTGGCCAGATGAGGATGAGATGCTGAGGGTGAAGGATTTGATGATTGATGAGGGCCTCAGGAACGTTGTGGTCCAGACATCATCAGGTTTCAGGTGA
- a CDS encoding mRNA surveillance protein pelota, with product MRIVEEDEKNGVIEVVPETLDDLWHLSHIIEEGDLLSARTTRRIQDTSGEKIRSDRGVKKTFYLGIRVENVSFHIYTGRLRATGVIEQGPEDLVPMGSHHTLEVKLNTSLRIQKEHWSRWTLKRLREAVRASKNLRAIILVIEDDVAEMGLIRQYGVEYRGPITGHIPGKRIQQRDRSKLRREFYESIVESLQKYGDLETIIIAGPGFYKSDFHDYLMEKYPEIAKKAVLENTGTGGRSGISEVLRKGTVERVSSEKRIASEIRNVNEFLEKLARDPDSVVYGKVEVMDAINMGAVEKLLVLDRVVSREDIEGYLDMVEGMGGSVVLISSEHEGGKQLESLGGLAGILRFKIQ from the coding sequence ATGAGGATAGTTGAAGAGGATGAAAAGAACGGCGTCATTGAAGTCGTACCCGAAACCCTTGATGACCTCTGGCACCTCTCACACATAATAGAGGAGGGAGACCTCCTATCAGCCAGAACCACAAGGAGAATACAGGATACCAGTGGAGAGAAGATAAGAAGTGACAGGGGAGTTAAAAAGACATTTTATCTTGGTATAAGGGTTGAAAATGTCAGCTTCCACATCTACACCGGGAGACTGAGGGCCACAGGAGTTATTGAGCAGGGTCCTGAGGACCTTGTGCCCATGGGCTCCCACCACACCCTGGAGGTCAAGCTCAACACATCTCTGAGGATCCAGAAGGAGCACTGGAGCAGATGGACACTTAAGAGGCTCAGGGAGGCTGTAAGGGCATCAAAGAATCTGAGGGCGATCATCCTTGTAATAGAGGATGACGTCGCTGAAATGGGACTGATAAGACAGTACGGGGTTGAATACAGGGGCCCCATAACCGGCCACATTCCTGGCAAGAGAATACAGCAGAGGGACAGGAGTAAGTTGAGGCGTGAATTCTATGAGAGCATCGTGGAGTCACTCCAGAAGTATGGAGACCTTGAGACCATCATAATAGCGGGGCCAGGGTTTTACAAGTCAGATTTCCATGATTACCTCATGGAGAAGTATCCTGAAATCGCAAAGAAGGCGGTGCTTGAGAACACCGGGACAGGTGGGCGCTCAGGCATCTCTGAGGTTCTGAGGAAGGGGACGGTTGAAAGGGTCTCATCAGAGAAGAGGATAGCCTCTGAGATAAGGAACGTTAATGAGTTCCTTGAGAAGCTGGCCAGGGACCCTGACTCCGTTGTCTATGGTAAGGTGGAGGTTATGGATGCCATTAACATGGGGGCCGTTGAGAAGCTCCTGGTCCTGGATAGGGTTGTTAGCAGGGAGGACATTGAGGGCTACCTCGACATGGTTGAGGGCATGGGTGGCTCCGTGGTGCTCATAAGCAGTGAACATGAGGGCGGAAAACAGCTGGAATCATTGGGAGGTCTGGCTGGTATTCTAAGATTCAAGATCCAGTGA
- a CDS encoding AarF/ABC1/UbiB kinase family protein: MNIPPYNNRPDMGRLREIIRVMTKYQFGNILEAVGLKNRLFETLKLYIKSPEEVHEPAHVRLRLVLEELGTTFIKLGQVLSTRADLVGREVADELAKLQDDAPPFPFEDVKRVIESELGVPLDEIFSEFHEKPVASASIGQVHRARLRNGDAVAVKVQRPGIAETVRSDIIIMKYLARIANDRVPGLRYYNLPGIVSEFERAIRKELDYHQEANNAERFRAMFMDDETVYAPHVYREYSTDKVLTMEYVEGVKLTDILKSDIKFNARVIAERGARCYFKQIFIHGFFHADPHPGNILVQKGNVLCFLDFGMMGHLDASFRDRLAELFILLMNYDVNGIVNQLRYMNILTEDTDLEEVKYDIIDLLDRYYGADVRKVGEILTEFTMPVMIRRHRIRIPRDFVLLARVMSMAEDLGERLDPRFNGLEVAWEMTHQLIRNRLNPLKNLDDVPGAIIELEHIMNDLPRGLISALRKLEEGKLKMELEHRNLDEISVRIERSTNRISVAMLVSALIIGSSLVTLPREALILERFPFLGIFGFAVSFLIALALIVSIIRSRRMS, translated from the coding sequence ATGAACATACCCCCCTATAATAACAGACCTGATATGGGTCGCCTCAGGGAGATCATAAGGGTCATGACCAAGTACCAGTTCGGGAACATCCTTGAGGCGGTTGGCCTTAAAAACAGGCTCTTCGAGACCCTTAAACTCTATATAAAGAGTCCTGAGGAGGTCCACGAACCCGCACATGTACGTCTCAGGCTGGTTCTTGAGGAACTTGGAACAACCTTCATAAAACTGGGGCAGGTCCTGAGCACAAGGGCCGACCTTGTGGGTAGGGAGGTGGCTGATGAACTGGCGAAGCTTCAGGACGATGCACCGCCATTCCCATTTGAGGACGTGAAGAGGGTCATAGAATCCGAGCTCGGAGTTCCCCTTGATGAAATTTTCTCTGAATTTCATGAGAAACCCGTTGCATCAGCATCCATAGGACAGGTCCACAGGGCTCGTCTGAGGAATGGTGATGCTGTTGCAGTTAAGGTGCAGCGCCCGGGCATAGCTGAAACCGTAAGGAGCGATATAATAATAATGAAGTACCTCGCAAGAATTGCCAATGACCGGGTCCCGGGCTTGAGGTACTACAACCTTCCAGGGATAGTCTCTGAATTCGAAAGGGCCATCAGAAAGGAACTTGACTACCACCAGGAGGCCAACAATGCAGAGAGATTCCGTGCAATGTTCATGGACGATGAGACCGTCTATGCACCCCATGTTTACAGGGAGTACTCAACAGATAAGGTGCTCACCATGGAATATGTGGAGGGCGTTAAGCTCACAGATATCTTAAAGTCAGATATAAAATTCAATGCGAGGGTGATAGCCGAGAGGGGTGCCCGGTGTTACTTTAAACAGATATTTATACACGGTTTCTTCCATGCGGACCCCCACCCAGGTAACATACTCGTTCAGAAGGGAAATGTCCTCTGTTTCCTCGATTTTGGTATGATGGGGCATCTTGATGCTTCATTCAGGGACAGACTGGCAGAACTCTTCATACTCCTTATGAACTATGACGTCAATGGCATAGTTAACCAGCTGAGGTACATGAACATCCTGACAGAGGATACAGACCTTGAAGAGGTCAAGTATGACATAATAGACCTCCTTGACCGCTACTATGGTGCAGATGTCAGGAAGGTTGGGGAGATACTTACAGAATTCACAATGCCTGTTATGATAAGGAGGCACAGGATAAGGATACCCCGTGACTTCGTGCTGCTTGCAAGGGTCATGAGCATGGCAGAGGACCTTGGTGAGAGGCTTGATCCCAGGTTCAATGGCCTTGAGGTTGCATGGGAGATGACCCATCAACTTATAAGAAACCGGCTAAACCCCCTGAAGAACCTTGATGACGTGCCCGGGGCCATCATTGAACTCGAGCACATAATGAATGACCTTCCCCGTGGCCTGATAAGCGCCCTCAGGAAGCTGGAGGAGGGTAAATTGAAGATGGAACTGGAGCACAGGAACCTTGACGAGATATCGGTGCGGATTGAACGTTCAACCAACAGAATATCGGTTGCCATGCTCGTATCCGCCCTCATAATAGGTTCATCACTGGTCACGCTTCCAAGGGAGGCCCTCATACTCGAGAGATTCCCCTTCCTTGGAATATTCGGTTTTGCTGTGAGTTTCCTCATAGCCCTGGCACTCATAGTATCCATAATAAGGTCAAGACGGATGAGCTAA
- a CDS encoding cysteine peptidase family C39 domain-containing protein, protein MDSEGVVLQTRNYTCGPAALATLLQRLGVNTTEDELASLAGTTEDGTTMQGLLEASRAKGVNATGMKLNISELRENMIAYTINDGTGHYTVINGITNDTIKLADPSLGNIEMNIEEFTEIYSGYALVISDSNNPAQVNESTDQTNNQTDQGNENTNSSESANNLIDTSSTGVQTDNRTLTDEEMKKIQGKCWQFLAPVAIGTIIISVRNKYVPKKYWCYIAYHPPFKKVRSYIGKDHKIHYIEYDP, encoded by the coding sequence GTGGATTCTGAGGGTGTGGTCCTCCAGACAAGGAACTACACCTGCGGACCCGCAGCACTCGCCACCCTCCTCCAGAGACTCGGAGTGAACACCACAGAGGATGAACTCGCAAGCCTTGCCGGAACAACCGAAGACGGGACCACCATGCAGGGCCTCCTGGAAGCCAGCAGGGCCAAGGGAGTGAACGCAACCGGCATGAAACTAAACATATCTGAACTCAGAGAAAACATGATCGCCTATACCATCAATGACGGCACGGGACACTACACCGTAATAAACGGAATCACCAATGACACGATCAAACTCGCAGATCCAAGCCTCGGGAACATCGAAATGAATATAGAAGAGTTCACTGAGATTTATAGCGGATATGCACTGGTTATAAGTGATTCTAATAATCCGGCGCAGGTTAACGAATCCACGGATCAGACAAATAATCAAACAGACCAAGGCAATGAAAATACAAACTCGTCAGAATCCGCAAATAACTTGATAGATACCAGCTCAACCGGTGTGCAAACAGACAACAGGACTTTGACTGATGAGGAAATGAAGAAAATCCAGGGTAAGTGCTGGCAATTCTTGGCGCCTGTTGCAATAGGTACAATAATCATTTCAGTTAGGAATAAATACGTGCCAAAAAAATACTGGTGTTACATTGCTTATCATCCTCCGTTCAAAAAAGTGAGATCTTATATCGGGAAAGATCACAAGATCCATTATATAGAATACGATCCGTAG
- a CDS encoding HypC/HybG/HupF family hydrogenase formation chaperone: MCIAAPAQIVEIDSEDNIATVDFGGVRQQVKLDLVDDVEEGKYVLVHSGYAIEVMSDEAARESLEAWDELLKALEEEDNLEL, encoded by the coding sequence ATGTGTATTGCAGCACCTGCTCAGATTGTTGAAATTGATAGCGAGGATAACATTGCCACCGTTGACTTCGGTGGTGTGAGGCAACAGGTCAAACTTGACCTTGTAGATGATGTTGAGGAGGGCAAGTATGTTCTTGTTCACTCAGGCTACGCCATTGAGGTGATGTCGGATGAGGCGGCAAGGGAGTCCCTTGAAGCCTGGGATGAACTTCTGAAGGCCCTCGAAGAGGAGGACAACCTGGAGCTGTGA
- a CDS encoding prephenate dehydrogenase, translating into MIISIIGGTRGLGYWIARFLRKEGFRVIITGRDHEAGRSAAARIGAEYCPANVRAASLADVVVVSVPIDVTPDVLREVAPHVRAGGLLMDVTSVKEEPARVMERFIARGAHYIPAHPMFGPRVSSLEGQVVVLTPTRDNPWLEDVIRFLEERKARVIVTDPSTHDRMMSVVQVLTHFAYISIAATLEAEGVDIRESRKFASPIYNLMIDTIARIVAQNPYLAYSIQTHNTYGQEMRDSFLRTAARLNDMLRDGLMDDFVSGMSLAAKNIDDVEASLGRSDKAIDALNHDLIVLRDSVGQEIGLRHIYSGKVHVGVLESVTPDYAILRSGKRVMKLKISNITVLSEDELRRWKVENLDLRVYDVSAVFPESVDPGVIERMVGLLDCVVEVEVVDVYRGPQIPHDHFSLTLRVKVFDRECYEEILKVLKGIGASIR; encoded by the coding sequence ATGATTATCAGCATCATAGGGGGTACCCGTGGGCTTGGATACTGGATTGCAAGGTTCCTGAGGAAGGAAGGCTTCAGGGTCATAATCACAGGGAGGGACCATGAGGCCGGCAGATCAGCCGCCGCGAGGATAGGTGCAGAGTACTGCCCTGCCAATGTGAGGGCTGCCTCACTTGCTGACGTTGTGGTTGTATCTGTACCTATAGATGTGACCCCTGATGTCCTCAGGGAGGTGGCGCCCCATGTGAGGGCTGGCGGGCTGCTGATGGATGTGACCTCAGTCAAGGAGGAACCGGCCAGGGTCATGGAGAGGTTCATAGCCAGGGGCGCCCACTACATCCCTGCCCATCCCATGTTTGGGCCCCGTGTATCATCCCTTGAGGGCCAGGTGGTGGTCCTGACACCCACCAGGGATAACCCATGGCTTGAGGACGTAATCAGATTCCTTGAGGAGAGGAAGGCACGTGTAATAGTCACCGATCCATCCACCCATGACCGTATGATGAGTGTTGTCCAGGTCCTCACCCACTTCGCCTACATAAGCATAGCAGCCACCCTTGAGGCTGAGGGTGTTGACATAAGGGAGTCCCGTAAGTTTGCAAGTCCCATCTACAACCTGATGATAGATACAATAGCAAGGATAGTGGCCCAGAACCCCTACCTCGCCTACTCAATTCAGACCCATAACACCTACGGCCAGGAGATGCGTGATAGTTTCCTGAGAACTGCCGCCAGGCTAAACGATATGCTGAGGGATGGGCTTATGGATGATTTCGTGTCAGGGATGAGCCTTGCAGCCAAGAACATAGATGACGTGGAGGCATCCCTTGGCAGGTCAGATAAGGCCATAGATGCACTTAATCATGATTTAATCGTGCTGAGGGACTCTGTTGGTCAGGAGATTGGCCTCAGACATATCTATTCCGGTAAGGTGCATGTTGGTGTACTTGAGTCTGTTACCCCGGATTATGCAATTTTAAGGTCTGGTAAGAGGGTCATGAAGTTAAAGATTTCCAACATAACTGTGCTGTCAGAGGATGAGCTCCGTCGCTGGAAGGTTGAGAATCTTGATCTGCGGGTTTATGATGTATCTGCTGTTTTTCCAGAATCTGTGGATCCAGGGGTCATAGAGCGCATGGTGGGCCTCCTTGATTGTGTAGTTGAAGTGGAGGTTGTTG